From Candidatus Binatia bacterium, a single genomic window includes:
- a CDS encoding HNH endonuclease signature motif containing protein: protein MGALLTGLGLASRGHGTTSTGAAFQDSQVQLVWEKASFAPNANPSIYRLDSAGALIRRADYGLTVRTGWEIDHMVPVAAGGGDDLDNLQPLQWQNNRSKGDEYPYWTPAVALIQQFITR from the coding sequence ATGGGAGCGCTCCTTACAGGTTTGGGTTTGGCGTCTAGAGGACACGGCACGACCAGCACCGGCGCGGCGTTTCAAGATTCACAAGTTCAACTCGTCTGGGAAAAAGCGTCTTTTGCTCCCAATGCAAACCCTTCGATCTACCGGTTGGATTCCGCCGGCGCATTGATACGACGTGCCGACTACGGCCTTACCGTCAGAACCGGTTGGGAGATCGACCATATGGTGCCCGTTGCGGCAGGCGGCGGCGATGATCTCGATAATCTGCAGCCGTTGCAATGGCAGAACAATCGAAGCAAAGGCGACGAGTATCCCTATTGGACCCCAGCCGTGGCATTGATTCAACAGTTCATTACGAGATAA
- a CDS encoding TraR/DksA family transcriptional regulator, which produces MNEKKRSIIDSLAEELQRRRLLILGDMDATQGELKTIAQEREPELEEDAQKERIATVLERLSDRDKQTLDEIDEALQRIVDGTYGKCASCGEYIALARLRALPTTRLCIACARAREGKQTAKIEMDDLAPLEDDRTFD; this is translated from the coding sequence TCTGGCTGAAGAACTGCAGCGGAGACGGCTCCTTATCTTGGGCGATATGGACGCAACGCAAGGAGAGTTGAAGACGATCGCCCAGGAGCGGGAGCCGGAACTGGAAGAAGACGCGCAGAAGGAAAGAATCGCGACGGTACTGGAGCGCTTGAGCGACAGGGACAAGCAGACGCTGGACGAGATCGATGAGGCGCTCCAGCGCATCGTCGACGGCACCTATGGAAAATGCGCCTCCTGCGGAGAGTATATAGCGCTGGCCCGGCTGCGCGCTCTGCCGACAACGCGGCTCTGCATCGCCTGCGCCCGCGCGCGCGAAGGGAAACAGACAGCGAAAATTGAGATGGATGATCTCGCGCCGCTGGAAGACGATCGAACCTTCGATTAA